In the genome of Bremerella sp. P1, the window AAGGCACGCCAGACGTCGTCGCGAATGTCGATGCTTCGATCACCGGCCAATACCTCAGCGGCCGCACGAAGATCGACGTTCCCGCATCCCGTCGCAAGGTTGCCAAGTCGCGGATGATCTCCATCGAAGGAGCCACGACCAACAACTTGAAGGATGTGGCTGTTCAGGTTCCGTTGGGCGCGTTCGTCTGCGTGACCGGGGTGAGCGGTAGCGGCAAGAGTTCGTTGGTGAACGAAACGATCACACCGGCACTGCTTCGCCGCCTGGGTCAGCCCTCGCAGCGTCCTGGGGCGTTCACCAGTCTTCGCGGCACGAGCCAGGTCGACAAGGTCATCCCGATCGACCAGTCCCCAATCGGCCGCACGCCGCGTAGTAACCCGGCTACGTATACCGGCGTGTTCGATGAAATCCGCAAGGTGTTCGCCGAGACGCGGCAAGCGAAGCAGTACGGCTACAAGGCGTCGCGGTTCAGCTTCAACGTCAAAGGGGGCCGCTGCGAAGAATGCCAAGGCCAGGGCCTGCGGAAGATCGAAATGAACTTCCTGCCTGACCTGTTCGTCGAGTGCCCTCAGTGCCACGGCAAACGCTTCAACCGACAGACGCTACGGGTCAAATATAAAGACCTTTCGATCGCCGACGTCTTGAACCTGCCGATCGAAGAAGCGTCTGAGTTCTTCGAGGCAGTGCCCACCATCCACCGCGTGCTGGCAAGCCTGTGCGACGTGGGCCTGGGCTATCTCTCGCTCGGCCAACCGAGCACGACCCTTTCCGGCGGTGAAGCCCAGCGTATCAAGCTGGCCACCGAACTGGCCCGCACCGAAACCGGCAGCACGCTGTACGTCCTCGACGAACCGACCACCGGGCTGCACTTCGAAGACATCCGCCGCTTGCTCTCGGTCCTCTCGCGCTTAGTCGACAAGGGGAACACGGTCCTGGTGATCGAACACAACCTGGACGTCATCAAGAGCGCCGACTGGCTGATCGACCTCGGCCCCGAAGGCGGCTCTGGCGGCGGCCAAATCATCGCCACCGGCACGCCCGAACAAGTCGCCGAAGTCGAAGCGAGCTACACTGGGCAGTATCTGAAACCGCTGCTCAACGGGAACGCGTAGCCTTAAACTCCTGTCCCCTCGCCCCTTTGGGGAGAGGGCTAGGGTGAGGGGCGAAGCTGGTACCCGCTCTTGAAGTCTCAAAGAGAAGATCCACCGCGGATCACGCAGATAAGAAGTAGGGCCCGCGTGTCGCGGGTCGGCCCCCTGGTACCCGCTTCGCGACCCGCGACACGCGGGCCCTACAAAAAAATTCCAGGCGCACTATCTCAGGGCAGCGTTCTGCCTGTAAACTACACGTACATCCATCGAAGCACTCTCGCTCCCCCGGGTGCCACGCCCAAGTCCGCTTGGGCGTGCCAAGAGGTAGCCATCCTAAACGGGCGACCTCCTTCACACGTGCCCATCCCAACCTGTGCCACTGGCCTCTGGCCAGTGTTCTTACGGCCAATTTGGGATGGCTCACCATGTTCTCACTTCGCACTGCCGAGGGCAGCCGTGGCACGCGATTCATCAAAACAACTTCACCACACAAGCGAACATCATGTCCCATCACCACGCAGCACAACCTGAAAAACACGGAGCAGGCCACTCTGGCCATGCTCCGCAGGTTGCCGTGCGCGATGGGAACCGGCTGCTGTGTCCCTGTTGTGGGGAAGTGTTGATGGTGCTGCCGGAGAAGCCGCCTTCCTACGGAGCCAACTGCCAAGCAGTCGCCATCGATCCGGAGATCGCGGCGCACGAGTTCCCGGCAGACCCACCTCCGCAGATTCCTACCCGGCGATCCACCACGCTTCGGCCTGCGTCACTCGATCAGTGCGAACCGCGCGAGCGCGACGAAGCCACGCGGGCTCGTGAACGCGAACTCTACCGGCTCAAGCGCCCCCTGCGAGAACCACTCACTTACGAAGCGGCCCGGCTGTTCGCCTACACCTACTACCGCCTGCAGGCCCTCGACCGGCAATTGCATCGCGAGATTTGCCAGAAGCAGGAAGAGATCGACGCGCTGGAGCGGGAACTGGATGGCCTGAAGGAAACGTCTTCGCGCGAAGAACGTCCACAACGCGCGAAGCAGGTAAAGGTTCGTCTTTATGGCGAGCCCAAGAAGATCATCACACCGGCGCGACGCCAGCGCGTTCGCGGCGCGCTTCAAAGACACGCCCAAGCAGACTTGGGCGTGGCACCCGGACGACTTCGCGACGTGAACGCGGCCGCCGCAGGAACGAACAAGACGCATGAAGCCAGCGAACGCGGACCGCCTTAAAGAATCCTGTCCCCTCTCCCTTAGGGGAGAGGGCTAGGATGAGGGTTTATTGAGCGTCCTTTGCCCAACATTGCCAGATGGAAGTTCCGGATCGATCGGAACACCGCTCGCGCATGCGCTGCTTACAAGCAAGATGCCCCCTCACCCTAACCCTCTCCCCTAAGGGGCGAGGGGACAGGATTGCCTGCGCGCTTATAATGAACGCAAACCTTGGCTTTGCTTCACACGGGATCGATTCGCCTGGGATTGGCTTCGGCCAAGCTCCGGCATCCATCGCCCCATTCACTCATAGGACATCACACCATGGCAGATCTTCAAACGGCAACTTTCGGCGGCGGGTGTTTCTGGTGCACCGAGGCTGTCTTCCTTGAGCTACGTGGCGTCAAGAGTGTCGAGTCCGGCTACGCAGGCGGGCACGTTGCCAATCCGACCTACGAACAGGTCTGCACCAAGACGACCGGGCACGCCGAGGTGATTCAAATCACGTACGACCCTGACCAGATCAACTACGAAGACTTGCTGGAGATCTTCTTTCAAACGCACGACCCGACCACCAAGGATCGGCAAGGCAACGATGTCGGCCCGCAGTATCGCAGCGCGGTGTTTTATCACACGGACGAGCAAAAAGAGACGGCCCAGGCGTTCATCGCCAAGCTGAACGAAAGCGGCGTGCTGCCTGGCAAGATCGTGACCGAAGTGACCCAGATCAACAACTACTACCCGGCCGAGAACTACCACCAGGATTACCTGGCCAACAACCCCAGCAACCCTTACTGCGCGATGGTCGTTCGCCCGAAGGTCGACAAGTTCCGCAAGCAGTTTGCCGACAAGCTGAAGTAAAGATCAACTACCCAGATCCTAAGCCTAAGCTGCAGATCAAAAAGAAACGCCCACTACCGTAGCAGCGGGCGTCTGTTCATTTATGTTTCGTCGATCCGTCCGAGTTACTTCCGTTCAAACTTGAACTTGAAGCGGTCGTTTTCGGTGTGAGCCTGGTCGAAGATTTCACGCACCTTGGCGATCAGTTCGGGGTGCTGCTTCGAGAGGTCGACGTTTTCCTCGACGTCCTTCTCGATGTTGTACAGCGCGATGTGGGCATCGGGGTCGGCGGTCATGTCGTTTTGCACGGCCTTCCATTGGCCCATGCGAACGGCTCGACGGCCGCCGCGTTCGAAGAACTCCCAGTACAGGTAATCGTGCTGCGGCTGATCCCCTTCCCCGGTCAGCTCAGGCACCATGGTGATGCCGTCGAGGCCTTCCGGCACTTCGGCGCCGGCCAGTTGGCATAGCGTCGGCAAAACGTCCCAGTGAGCACTGATCAGATGGCTTTCGGTGCCTGGCTTCACGTGGCCTGGCCAGCGAACCAAAAACGGCGCGCGGATACCGCCATCGGTCAGGTCACGCTTGTGACCGCGATAAGGTCCGTTGCTGTTGAAGAATTTGGGATCGTGGCCCCCTTCCTGATGGGCGCCGTTGTCGCTAGTGAACATGACGATCGTGTTGTCGTCGAGACCCAACTCGTTGACCAGGTGCATCACGCGGCCGACGTCCTCGTCCATCTTGGTGCACATGCCAGCGAACGCCGCGATCGGGTTCTTCACCGGAGGACCCGAGTACTTGCCGATCTTGTCTTCAAACTCAGAGAACTTCTGGCGGTAAGGAGCAACGTACTCTTCCGGCACGTGCATCGCGGCGTGCGGAATGGTGATCGGCAGGTAGCAGAAGAACGGCTTGTCCTTGTTGTCGCGAATGAACTGAAGAGCCTGATCCATAATCAGATCGTGCGAGTAGGTCTTGCCGTCGAGCTCGATCTTCTTCTCGTTGTCGTACAACCAGGTTGGATAGTACGTGTGAGCGTTACGCTGGCAGTTGTAACCATAGAAGACGTCGAAGCCTTGCTTGATGGGGTCCCCTTCCGAGCCAGGAAAGCCGAGGCCCCACTTGCCGAAAGCACCGGTCCTGTAACCAGCTTCCTTGAGCAGCTCGGGCAGCGTAACGGTATCGGCCGGAATCGGCTGTTGGCCGACCGGTCGCACTTCGGCATTGCCGCGGACAGGCGTGTGCCCGGTGTGCAGCCCTGTCATCAGCACGCTACGCGTCGGAGCACACACGGTGCTGCCGCTGTAGTGATCGGTGAACTTCATCCCTTCGGTCGCCAGGCGATCGATGTTGGGGGTCTCGAACTTCTCTTGGCCGTAGCAGCCAAGATCGCCAATCCCCAGATCGTCGGCGAGGATGTAAATGATGTTTGGCTTTTTGGCTTCGGCCAGTTCCGGGCAGAACAAACCAAGGCCGACAATGGCTAACAACAAGCTGGTAAGCGTACGGGTCATCATCAAAGGAGTCGTCTTGGGGGAAAGGGAAATAGAAGTCTCTATTAGAATCAAAGGCCGGCCGACTTGCGAACCACTTCCATGGTTTCGTACTGTCGGCGAGTTACCGCGGCCTGGGCGTGGGTGACCATGTGCTGGGCAAACTCAGGCCGCTGTACTAAGTCTAACACGGTGGCCGGATAGTTGGCGACCTGCTCTGGCTTGTCGAAATCGAACAGCCAATCGCCCAGTCCGATGTCCTGCCACATGAAACCCTTGGAGGTCTGCTCTTCGAAACGCCCCACAATGGCGGGGATGCCGTTGCCGATACACATGATCGGCGAGTGCATCTCGAGCCCGAAGAAGCCGGCCGAACGCACGTACGTGCTGAGGGCCTGATCGGTGAGCCAGAACTTGTCGCGCCAGACGACCTTCTGCTTCACCTCGTCGGAAAGATGGTCGTAGATGTTCAACTTGGTGACCTTCATCTGCGTCATGTCCTCGGGACAAAGCAGGACCTTTTTGTCGGTCTCGGTCACGACGCGGGCAATCGCCTCGCGAATCGGCTTGTGGTCGTGATCCTTCATCGCCTCGTTACGAGCATGACGCTCAGGATCGATCGTACGTCCCTTTTTCACTTCCCAGTAAGGCGTGTAACGCAGCCGCGTGATGCAGCACAGAAACTCACCAGGAGTCAGACCAACCTGCTTCAGATAGGCCTCCGCTTTTTCGTCATCACGCAGATCGCAAGCGAATGCCCCATCGGGACCGAACTCCATGATCGGGCTCTGGATGCCATCCACTTTCGCTTTCTTCAGCGAGACGGAATCGCGGAAGTAGACGAAGTTGGCCGAGCTCATCAGGTCCTGGGTTTCCTGATCGGCGCCAGTGTAGGTGATGCCATAGATGCCAAACGGCTTGCCTGTGTGCTCGACGAACCGACCCACATCGCGGCGAGCGACGAACGACGGCCCCGAGCCATGCAGCAGGAAGTCGCACGAGTCGACGGCGTCCTTCAAGTCGGCATTGGAGACCTTGCCGGTCTCGCCGATCGAACCTTTTACGACCCGCATGTTGGGGAAGCGTCGGGCTTCCATCGCGTGGACTTCTTCTGAGAAGTCGCCAGAAGCCCACAACGTGACTTCAGCCTCTGGCACGTACTTCTCGAGCAAGGCCATCACGCCGGGCGTGTGGGCGATGTCACCGATGTTCACCACTTGCCACGAAGAACGAAGAAGTATCCTCGGCCGCCTGGCAGGAGCCGCGTAAGCCTTCGAAGCCAACACGGCGGCGACCGAGGATTGTAAGAACGTACGACGTTTCATAGGACGAAACCCGCGATGCGCAAGAGGAGAGTCGATAGAGGCGTTTACTTCTTTTCGGCCGCATTCAAGGCGTCGATGTTGGCCGACTCGTGCAGCGCCAGGATCTCTTCGTCGGTCAGTGCCCGATCGAAGACCGCCAGGCCGCCGAACTTTCCTTTGGTCGCTTCACGCAGAAACGAACCGACGGCGTAGCGTGCACCAACGGTGAAGTCAGAACCGCCATCCGGCTTCGATTCGGCGTGCTTCTCTGGATCGTACTTGAAGATGCCACGGCCGTGATAATAAGGATTCATCCCGCGGTCTTTGCCGTCGGGACCTTCCTGCGTGAAGTAGCGATCGTCGCGGCGATCCTTCTTCGCATCGAGCTCGCGCTTCTCGTACGTGCCGTTGATGTAGGCGGTGATGTACTTGCCATCGTACGTGAACGCCAACGTGCACCATTGTTCCTCTGGTACCTTACGCTTGGTCGCGGCGTAGTCGGCACACCATGGGAAGGCCGAACCATCGGCGCGACGCGTGACGCCCCCTTCGGCGCTGATGTGCGGCACCAACTGATTGGGGCCGCCATAGGTCGGCATGTTCATCAGCATCGAATACTGACGCGTGCCGCTGTCGTCGTCGCGGCCTTTGCCTTCGCTCCACATGCCAGCGATCGTGCGGCTTTGGCGAAGATCGATGATTCGCACGACGGCGAACATCGAGACCTGAGCATCCGGACCGCTGATGTTCAGCTTGCCGGTCTTGTCGTAGTCGAGCTGTAGGTACTGCGTGCCGTTGAAGTCGATGCTGTGTCCAGAGTACGGTCCCACGTCGGCTCGGGCGATCGGGCCGTTCACTTCCTTCAGCGGGTACGTGCCTTCAGGGGCGATCGATTCGCGGAGTTGGCCAGGCTCTTCATCAAACGTCCAGAACGCGACCAGGTTGGGAGTCTTCAGCACGACCGATGGGTCGCCTGAAGGTTCGTGTGCCTGGGCAGCTGTGCCTGGCATCGCGAGAGAGGAAAGTCCCAGTACAAAGGAACACAACAGAATCGAACGGAGCATGACGAAGGTTCTCAGAAGGATTGGGGGCAGGCAATATCATGAGAGCAGGCCGAATCCACCCAGATTCGACCTGCTCCTGATATTAATCAATCTCAATCCGACATGGAACCTTTTCGGCCCGAGAAACAGGCCGAACGGGGGGAATGACCGAGCTTAATTGTCGCTCAGGCCGGCCAGCATGGTATCGAGCGACAGCGATGGGATATCGGCTGCGAGCGACTCGTCGACCACTTCCGACTCTGCACTTGCTGGGCAGCACGAAGTGCCAGTGCTGCCGCTCGTGGCCATCGAAGGACAGCAGCTGCCGCCTGCGTAGCCACCCACCGGCATGCCTGCCGAGCAGGTACCACTGGGTGCCGCGCTCGCGAAGATCGTCTCCTGGTATTCCTTGGGCAGGTACTGCGTCACGGCCACGGCGGTCTCTGGCGAGACGACGGTGATCCCCAGGGCCAAGATGACCAGGCCGGCGAACCCGTAGACGGTGTTCTTAATCCAACTCCCAACGCGGGCTGCCGGTTGCGCGGATGGTGAACCTTGCCCGGCGGTTTCGGTTCCTTGGCTAAGGGATTCGATCGGCTGATTTTTATCTTCCATCATCAATTCCTAGTTTTGGACACAGAGCGGCGGGACTAATTACCATACATAGTACCGACATTGTGCGGTGATCATTCACCCTTTTTCCGTGAGATCTCCCACTGTAAGGGGTTCTTTTCGGGAAAATCGGGATATCCCCCACGTTGAACCTGCGCTTTCCCGAAATTCCATTCCCGATCCCCCCAGGTTTTGTTAGCTTCACAAGTTGTTGTCCGTTACTTTAGGGACACACCCAACCCCACTGCCAAGCGACAGATGCCCATGATTATCATGCCTCCTTCGGCGCAAGAGCGTCTCGAACGAATCGAACAGGTTCTTGCACCTCAGCGGCAAGCTTTGCTCGACCACCCGGTCTACCAGCAAATCACCAGCGCCGACGCCCTGAAGGTCTTCATGCAGTACCACGTCTTTGCGGTGTGGGACTTCATGTCTCTGCTGAAGGTCCTGCAGCTGAAGCTGACCTGCACGAGCGTGCCTTGGGTGCCAACCGAGAACAACCTCGGCCGCCGCCTGGTGAATGAAATCGTCCTGGCCGAAGAGAGCGACGAAGACGGTGAAGGCGGCTTCAGCAGCCACTTCGAGCTGTACCAGAGTTCGATGGAGCAAATCGGAGCCGATGGCTACCTGATCGATCGCTTCCTGCAGCGGCTGGAATGTGGCCGCGACGTGACGGCTGCTCTCTACGAAGCCGACCTGCCGCGTCCGATCGTGCAGTTCGTGACCAACACGTTCGACCTGATCGCCAGCGATAACCTGTGTGCGATCGCTGCCGGCTTCACCTACGGCCGCGAAGACCTGCTGCCAGGCGTCTTCCAGAAGATCGTCAACCAGGTCAATCAAGAGCTGTCAGGCTCGGCCTCGAAGTTCGTCTACTACCTCGATCGCCACATCGAACTCGACGGCGACTCGCACGGCCCGATGGCCCACCGCCTGCTCTC includes:
- the msrA gene encoding peptide-methionine (S)-S-oxide reductase MsrA, whose amino-acid sequence is MADLQTATFGGGCFWCTEAVFLELRGVKSVESGYAGGHVANPTYEQVCTKTTGHAEVIQITYDPDQINYEDLLEIFFQTHDPTTKDRQGNDVGPQYRSAVFYHTDEQKETAQAFIAKLNESGVLPGKIVTEVTQINNYYPAENYHQDYLANNPSNPYCAMVVRPKVDKFRKQFADKLK
- a CDS encoding polysaccharide pyruvyl transferase family protein, whose protein sequence is MKRRTFLQSSVAAVLASKAYAAPARRPRILLRSSWQVVNIGDIAHTPGVMALLEKYVPEAEVTLWASGDFSEEVHAMEARRFPNMRVVKGSIGETGKVSNADLKDAVDSCDFLLHGSGPSFVARRDVGRFVEHTGKPFGIYGITYTGADQETQDLMSSANFVYFRDSVSLKKAKVDGIQSPIMEFGPDGAFACDLRDDEKAEAYLKQVGLTPGEFLCCITRLRYTPYWEVKKGRTIDPERHARNEAMKDHDHKPIREAIARVVTETDKKVLLCPEDMTQMKVTKLNIYDHLSDEVKQKVVWRDKFWLTDQALSTYVRSAGFFGLEMHSPIMCIGNGIPAIVGRFEEQTSKGFMWQDIGLGDWLFDFDKPEQVANYPATVLDLVQRPEFAQHMVTHAQAAVTRRQYETMEVVRKSAGL
- a CDS encoding arylsulfatase, whose translation is MMTRTLTSLLLAIVGLGLFCPELAEAKKPNIIYILADDLGIGDLGCYGQEKFETPNIDRLATEGMKFTDHYSGSTVCAPTRSVLMTGLHTGHTPVRGNAEVRPVGQQPIPADTVTLPELLKEAGYRTGAFGKWGLGFPGSEGDPIKQGFDVFYGYNCQRNAHTYYPTWLYDNEKKIELDGKTYSHDLIMDQALQFIRDNKDKPFFCYLPITIPHAAMHVPEEYVAPYRQKFSEFEDKIGKYSGPPVKNPIAAFAGMCTKMDEDVGRVMHLVNELGLDDNTIVMFTSDNGAHQEGGHDPKFFNSNGPYRGHKRDLTDGGIRAPFLVRWPGHVKPGTESHLISAHWDVLPTLCQLAGAEVPEGLDGITMVPELTGEGDQPQHDYLYWEFFERGGRRAVRMGQWKAVQNDMTADPDAHIALYNIEKDVEENVDLSKQHPELIAKVREIFDQAHTENDRFKFKFERK
- a CDS encoding DUF3050 domain-containing protein encodes the protein MIIMPPSAQERLERIEQVLAPQRQALLDHPVYQQITSADALKVFMQYHVFAVWDFMSLLKVLQLKLTCTSVPWVPTENNLGRRLVNEIVLAEESDEDGEGGFSSHFELYQSSMEQIGADGYLIDRFLQRLECGRDVTAALYEADLPRPIVQFVTNTFDLIASDNLCAIAAGFTYGREDLLPGVFQKIVNQVNQELSGSASKFVYYLDRHIELDGDSHGPMAHRLLSHLCGDDDDKWQAAEDAAVRSLEARLLLWNGMLDALAY